One Oceaniferula flava genomic window carries:
- a CDS encoding CbiX/SirB N-terminal domain-containing protein, giving the protein MNEEQDTALLVLGHGSSKHPDSSQSVRMHAETLGSSGRYKQVQCAFLKEEPFIDAELLAGLNAETVCIVPDFLAEGYFTRQVIPVKLKLAEQGGQVRYCPPVGTHPLMVELMQAAAEDVLGDWSPQQTSLLVIGHGSTKNTCSKQTLKSHLAELRAQSAWSQVADLWLEEPPKVDEWASVASCRQVVILPFLLNDGQHGGWDIPADLGIEPGVAVHGVTHELSGRQVRLAPALGTSPRFAEAIEAIVRIWGQ; this is encoded by the coding sequence ATGAACGAGGAGCAAGACACGGCATTACTGGTTCTCGGTCATGGATCGAGCAAGCATCCGGACTCGTCGCAATCGGTTCGAATGCATGCTGAGACGCTCGGTTCCAGTGGTCGATACAAGCAAGTTCAGTGTGCCTTTCTCAAGGAGGAACCGTTCATCGATGCCGAACTCTTGGCGGGCTTGAATGCGGAGACGGTTTGCATTGTTCCGGATTTTCTCGCGGAGGGGTATTTCACCCGGCAGGTGATCCCGGTAAAACTGAAGCTGGCGGAGCAGGGAGGGCAGGTGCGCTACTGTCCACCGGTAGGAACGCATCCTCTGATGGTGGAGCTCATGCAAGCGGCGGCGGAGGATGTGTTAGGCGATTGGTCACCGCAGCAGACGAGCCTGTTAGTGATCGGTCACGGTTCCACCAAAAACACCTGCTCTAAACAGACGCTAAAATCCCACCTCGCCGAACTGCGGGCTCAGAGTGCGTGGAGTCAGGTGGCTGACCTGTGGCTGGAGGAGCCTCCGAAGGTGGACGAGTGGGCCTCCGTGGCGAGCTGCCGGCAGGTGGTAATTCTGCCTTTCCTGCTCAATGACGGTCAGCACGGCGGTTGGGATATACCGGCCGACCTCGGCATCGAACCGGGCGTCGCAGTCCATGGTGTGACCCACGAGCTGAGTGGCCGGCAGGTCCGACTCGCACCCGCGCTGGGCACCTCACCTCGCTTTGCCGAGGCGATTGAGGCGATTGTGCGCATCTGGGGGCAATAA
- a CDS encoding TlpA family protein disulfide reductase has translation MKRTSFYASLGLALSSLLIAGPAQDIVNKHAKATAAELEAYLKENPDAEDKSRAHQALLVSYNTTGETQKSIGIFQEKFDALGSGAEVPTMALYSTTNSLCNLMLKAGMKKEAGAVVAQAIEKATGNPKEAQLKQAFQTLQGRLNKPGKGDTMAMKFTSVQGEEIDLAAMKGKVVLIDFWATWCGPCIAELPHVMKTYEKYHEQGFEVIGISLDKKSDRAKLEAFIEKRKMPWPQHFEEEQSGNRFAIEYGITSIPATFLIGKDGTIVATNLRGEALEKTVGEHIAK, from the coding sequence ATGAAACGAACATCATTCTACGCCAGCCTTGGCCTTGCCTTGAGCAGTCTGCTCATCGCCGGCCCCGCCCAAGACATTGTCAACAAACACGCCAAAGCCACTGCCGCAGAGCTTGAGGCCTACCTGAAGGAAAACCCCGACGCCGAGGATAAAAGCCGCGCCCATCAAGCGCTGTTGGTCTCCTACAACACCACTGGTGAAACTCAAAAGAGCATCGGCATTTTCCAAGAGAAATTCGATGCCCTGGGATCAGGCGCCGAGGTCCCGACCATGGCACTCTACAGCACCACCAACAGCCTGTGTAATCTGATGCTGAAAGCTGGCATGAAAAAGGAAGCGGGAGCCGTGGTGGCGCAAGCGATCGAAAAAGCCACCGGCAACCCAAAGGAAGCACAGCTCAAGCAGGCATTCCAAACTTTGCAGGGTCGACTCAACAAACCGGGCAAAGGTGACACCATGGCGATGAAGTTCACCAGCGTGCAGGGCGAGGAGATCGACTTGGCCGCGATGAAAGGCAAGGTTGTGCTCATTGATTTCTGGGCAACTTGGTGCGGCCCATGCATCGCCGAGCTGCCGCACGTGATGAAGACTTACGAGAAATACCACGAGCAAGGGTTCGAGGTCATCGGCATTTCCCTCGATAAGAAAAGCGACAGAGCGAAACTGGAGGCCTTCATTGAAAAGAGAAAGATGCCTTGGCCCCAGCACTTCGAAGAAGAACAGTCCGGCAATCGCTTTGCCATCGAATATGGCATCACCAGCATTCCTGCCACTTTCTTGATCGGTAAGGACGGCACGATTGTCGCCACCAACCTGCGCGGCGAGGCGCTTGAGAAAACCGTCGGCGAGCACATCGCCAAGTAA
- a CDS encoding KamA family radical SAM protein — MSDITFQSHTPGYWPDADQDDWDNHVWQLKNRVTSLEGLEKHLNLTEEERAGVLLSGNKLAMSITPHFFNLIDPDDPTCPVRRQVIPRIEETLTDPAEMSDPCGEDSHMPVPGLVHRYPDRVLFLVTDRCASYCRYCTRSRVVSGVSEQKLETQWEAAFEYLEKTPEVRDVLISGGDALLFSDARLERLLKRLHAIPHIQFVRIGSRIPIFLPQRITPALCDMLKKYHPLFISIHANHPKELTSEVRDGLGRLADAGIVMGNQSVLLNGVNDSVEDQKDLVHKLLMCRVRPYYLYQCDLIEGSAHLRTSIQKGIDIIEGLRGHTSGYAIPQYVIDGPGGGGKIPVNPDYVVKHDDGGITLRNYEGKKFHYPAVSTSPIDVK; from the coding sequence ATGTCGGACATCACTTTTCAATCACACACGCCAGGATACTGGCCTGACGCCGATCAGGACGACTGGGACAATCACGTATGGCAGCTAAAGAACCGGGTGACCTCTCTCGAGGGCCTGGAGAAACATCTCAACCTCACCGAGGAAGAGCGCGCCGGAGTTCTGCTCTCTGGTAATAAGCTGGCCATGTCCATCACGCCGCACTTTTTCAATCTGATCGATCCAGACGATCCCACCTGCCCGGTCCGCCGCCAGGTGATCCCACGGATCGAGGAAACCTTGACCGATCCGGCAGAAATGTCGGACCCCTGTGGCGAGGATTCTCACATGCCGGTGCCGGGGCTGGTGCACCGCTACCCGGACCGCGTGCTGTTTCTCGTGACCGATCGCTGCGCCTCCTACTGCCGCTACTGCACCCGCAGTCGTGTGGTTTCCGGAGTGTCCGAGCAGAAGTTGGAGACTCAGTGGGAAGCTGCTTTTGAATATTTGGAAAAAACACCCGAGGTCCGCGACGTGCTGATCTCTGGAGGCGACGCCCTGCTGTTCTCGGACGCCCGCTTGGAACGGCTGCTCAAGCGCCTTCATGCCATTCCCCACATTCAATTTGTCCGGATCGGTTCACGCATTCCGATTTTCCTCCCTCAACGCATCACACCCGCGCTCTGTGATATGCTGAAGAAGTATCACCCGCTGTTCATCTCCATTCACGCGAACCATCCGAAGGAACTAACCTCCGAGGTGCGTGACGGATTGGGCCGACTGGCTGACGCCGGTATTGTCATGGGTAATCAGTCGGTGCTGCTCAATGGCGTCAACGACTCCGTGGAGGACCAGAAAGATCTGGTGCATAAACTTCTGATGTGCCGTGTGCGTCCCTACTATCTCTATCAGTGCGACCTCATCGAGGGCTCGGCGCATTTGCGCACCAGCATTCAGAAAGGCATCGATATCATCGAAGGGCTGCGTGGCCACACTTCCGGCTACGCCATCCCCCAATACGTCATCGATGGTCCAGGAGGCGGTGGAAAAATCCCGGTCAACCCGGATTATGTGGTCAAACACGATGATGGAGGCATCACCTTGCGTAATTATGAGGGGAAAAAATTCCATTATCCGGCAGTGTCCACCTCACCGATCGACGTAAAATAA
- a CDS encoding helix-turn-helix transcriptional regulator gives MFPQALLDVCKPSYLAIIGELKRSGGLAIPELSKMLEMSYMGVKQHCVKLEELGYLKVWRVPRVQVGRPQKLYKLTAKCDPLFPDGGGALVLDLLEGVKNSFGDSAPEKLLFHYFEKERDHWLSVVSAGQSLVEKATRFADARIKAGHFCHCQYSPEEGFVIEEYHHPLQRIFQAYPGLITLETRMIEQTLGSKVDRVEKKGSQGVKCTVYRISTLG, from the coding sequence ATGTTTCCCCAGGCCCTTCTCGATGTTTGTAAACCCAGTTACCTCGCGATTATTGGCGAGCTGAAACGCTCCGGAGGCTTGGCCATTCCTGAGTTGAGTAAAATGCTGGAAATGAGTTACATGGGCGTGAAGCAACATTGTGTGAAGCTCGAAGAGCTAGGCTATCTGAAGGTCTGGCGGGTGCCGCGGGTGCAGGTGGGTAGGCCGCAGAAGCTCTATAAGCTGACAGCCAAATGCGATCCGCTCTTCCCCGATGGCGGTGGCGCGCTGGTCTTGGACCTGCTTGAAGGAGTGAAAAACTCCTTTGGCGACTCGGCACCGGAAAAGCTTCTCTTCCACTATTTCGAGAAAGAGCGCGACCACTGGCTCTCGGTGGTGAGTGCCGGGCAGTCGCTGGTGGAAAAAGCCACCCGTTTTGCCGATGCTCGCATCAAGGCCGGCCACTTCTGCCACTGTCAGTATTCCCCTGAAGAGGGATTTGTGATCGAGGAATACCACCATCCCTTGCAGCGGATTTTTCAAGCCTATCCGGGCCTCATCACCCTCGAAACCCGTATGATCGAACAAACCTTGGGGAGCAAAGTGGATCGGGTGGAGAAAAAAGGCAGCCAGGGGGTAAAATGCACCGTCTACCGCATCAGCACCCTGGGCTGA
- a CDS encoding PEP-CTERM sorting domain-containing protein produces MNTQTTTPQRAGKLLALASAIPFVALPFSAQAQSASEHIYVEVSFDEVSAGLDHGTLFSGDEYASSGVTFSVDSNGQHNQLLIFDTDVSSTRDTDLENPFIGGNLQGVTGLGNALIIAENVIDRNGDGLVDNPDDEARGGTIGVVFANEQVTDVGFNLYDTPENSRSDVSIVFKDSSGAEVIWRADDLIVNGSNVEFGNHYGNSFTDITAASLGLTNIKSIDFNIESGAVDHLHFCAVVPEPSSVALLGLGALGMLFRRKRA; encoded by the coding sequence ATGAATACCCAAACAACGACTCCACAACGCGCTGGCAAGCTACTAGCCCTTGCGAGCGCCATCCCCTTCGTCGCGCTACCTTTTAGCGCTCAAGCTCAAAGTGCTTCTGAGCATATCTACGTTGAAGTTTCTTTCGATGAAGTTTCCGCAGGTCTTGATCACGGGACGCTCTTCTCCGGTGATGAATATGCCTCATCCGGCGTTACTTTTTCGGTTGATTCTAACGGCCAGCACAATCAGTTGCTGATTTTCGATACAGACGTGAGTTCAACCCGCGACACTGATCTGGAAAATCCATTCATTGGAGGCAACCTGCAAGGCGTTACCGGTCTTGGGAACGCTCTGATCATCGCTGAGAATGTGATCGATCGTAACGGCGACGGCTTGGTCGATAATCCGGACGACGAGGCCCGTGGAGGCACGATCGGTGTGGTATTTGCCAATGAGCAGGTAACTGATGTGGGTTTCAATCTCTACGACACCCCAGAAAACAGCCGCAGCGATGTCAGCATTGTTTTCAAGGATTCCTCCGGAGCTGAGGTGATCTGGAGAGCTGACGACCTCATTGTCAATGGCAGCAACGTTGAGTTTGGTAATCATTACGGTAACTCATTCACCGACATCACGGCTGCTTCCCTCGGCTTGACCAATATCAAATCGATCGATTTCAACATCGAGAGTGGTGCCGTGGATCATCTGCACTTCTGCGCGGTAGTTCCTGAGCCATCTTCTGTCGCTCTGCTTGGACTGGGTGCCCTCGGCATGCTGTTCCGCCGCAAGCGCGCCTAA
- a CDS encoding RDD family protein, whose protein sequence is MRISNGSNGRTKARLDTLQSIELAEGVEIQLRIAGPYVRVLAYLLDLLIRAGICIAAYLLLMFIGMIIGFTVAQGLSMLLMFFLTFFYYIVFEAGKRGASPGKRAMGLRVVDTSGAPISWGQAFIRNMLRFADGMPFFSYGFGLLTTLLTKRFQRLGDLLANTVVVYDRQPKLHLSSLPPAMTSVAPSAPLTREEQAAILGFKERGGMWSEARRVELANHASALTGASGEKGMTKLLGVAQWLGDKH, encoded by the coding sequence ATGCGTATTTCTAACGGATCGAACGGGCGCACGAAGGCTCGACTGGACACCCTGCAAAGCATCGAGCTTGCCGAGGGCGTGGAGATTCAGCTGCGTATCGCCGGGCCTTATGTGCGGGTTCTGGCTTATTTGTTGGATTTGCTGATCCGTGCCGGAATCTGTATCGCGGCTTATCTTTTGCTCATGTTTATCGGCATGATCATTGGGTTCACCGTGGCTCAGGGCTTGAGTATGCTGCTGATGTTTTTCCTGACCTTTTTCTACTACATCGTCTTCGAAGCGGGGAAACGGGGGGCATCACCGGGGAAGAGAGCGATGGGCTTACGGGTGGTGGATACCTCGGGGGCGCCTATTTCCTGGGGGCAGGCATTTATTCGCAACATGCTGCGTTTTGCCGACGGGATGCCGTTCTTCAGCTACGGATTCGGCTTGCTCACCACACTACTCACCAAGCGATTTCAGCGCCTTGGCGATCTGTTAGCTAATACCGTGGTTGTTTATGATCGTCAGCCGAAGCTGCATCTCTCATCGCTGCCGCCGGCGATGACCAGTGTGGCTCCCAGTGCGCCGCTGACGCGTGAGGAACAGGCGGCTATTTTAGGATTCAAAGAACGTGGCGGTATGTGGTCGGAAGCCCGACGGGTGGAACTGGCGAATCACGCCAGTGCACTCACCGGGGCGAGCGGAGAGAAGGGAATGACCAAGCTGCTAGGCGTGGCTCAGTGGTTGGGAGATAAACATTAA
- a CDS encoding stage II sporulation protein M, producing MQGKEFEEKNAERWAEYDQTLSRLEKKRDPSIDVSTLPTRFREICTDLALARHRMYGMPMNEHLNELVIRGHKMIHRRAGGTWEMLLRFVAVDFPVAVRKEWRLLIVATLSFVLPLIGVALAGFYWPDFSWIQAVLGPQMMQQLDMMYGSSDDQISNLRDEYGSNFMMFCHYIWNNIGIDFRIYAGGILACLGSLFFLIYNGVFFGAVIAYIHTACSTKAFYTFVAGHSSFELIAMVIAGMAGLRIGLGLLHPGRKTRRKSLMDAGKKSLPLILGAALMTFVAAAIEGFWSAQALPEMLKYSVGIALWFVCVLYLALAGRGARQSSSAVFGKKSIEGGQGAA from the coding sequence ATGCAGGGAAAAGAATTTGAAGAAAAAAATGCCGAACGCTGGGCTGAGTATGATCAGACCCTGAGTCGACTGGAGAAGAAGCGCGACCCATCGATCGATGTCTCCACGCTGCCGACCCGGTTCCGTGAGATCTGCACGGATTTGGCACTGGCGCGTCACCGGATGTATGGCATGCCGATGAACGAGCACCTCAATGAGCTGGTGATCCGTGGTCACAAGATGATTCATCGCAGAGCGGGAGGCACCTGGGAGATGCTGTTGCGCTTCGTAGCGGTGGATTTCCCCGTGGCTGTTAGGAAAGAGTGGCGTCTGCTCATCGTGGCCACGCTGAGCTTTGTGCTGCCGCTGATAGGCGTGGCCTTGGCGGGGTTCTACTGGCCGGATTTTTCATGGATTCAAGCCGTGTTAGGACCGCAGATGATGCAGCAGCTGGACATGATGTATGGCAGCAGCGACGACCAAATTTCCAACCTGCGCGATGAATACGGGTCGAACTTCATGATGTTCTGCCACTACATCTGGAATAACATCGGGATTGATTTTCGAATTTACGCCGGGGGAATCTTGGCCTGTCTGGGGAGTTTGTTTTTCCTGATCTACAATGGCGTGTTTTTTGGTGCGGTGATCGCTTACATTCACACGGCATGTAGCACCAAGGCCTTTTACACCTTCGTGGCCGGGCACTCGTCGTTCGAGCTGATCGCCATGGTGATCGCAGGTATGGCCGGACTGCGCATCGGTCTGGGCTTGCTCCATCCGGGCCGCAAAACCCGCCGCAAGTCGCTGATGGATGCCGGGAAGAAATCGCTGCCTCTGATACTCGGCGCCGCGCTGATGACTTTTGTGGCGGCGGCGATCGAAGGGTTTTGGTCGGCTCAAGCACTGCCGGAGATGCTGAAATACAGCGTCGGTATTGCGCTGTGGTTTGTCTGTGTGCTCTACCTGGCCTTGGCCGGGCGTGGTGCCCGACAGAGCTCCAGCGCAGTCTTTGGTAAAAAAAGCATAGAGGGAGGTCAGGGTGCAGCTTGA
- a CDS encoding DUF4129 domain-containing protein, with product MQLENVTAEIRPRAPWESIDLGCSLARKHIGDIWKAWAFTVLPLWLVLAVVLRNHPFVLILCIWWLKPLYDRVPLMVVSRALFGSAPSVREVVKAWPKMMFRRIWFALVLGRFSPARNLTLPVAELEGLRGAAYRQRVNLLERNGGEGATMATLAGIILEMVTAAGLVMLVMLMVPDHIATRWMEGLGEFFEHDNLSEFSDGFFWLAAGVQMFAYMVMEPFYVSAGFALYINSRTLTEGWDIELAFKRLGQRLQKLRSGAALLLVGFATAMAVPNAKAENSPYRESAEQVLADEDFTIHHRTIEVPVDDGSDDNSFFEWLADALGGSGMPGFMGMLGTILFYVILAAVIAGIIYLIVRNRHVFNASGKVGNLSEGRAKIEAVMGMDVRPESLPDDVVAAARDAWRDGDSHLALSLLYRGAIAWLVHRETLPIEESDTEGDCLRRVELVNNTEYGPYFKTLTSTWIDVAYGQKEPDGNRMIELCDRWPFDALNHSKKGRSAR from the coding sequence GTGCAGCTTGAGAATGTCACCGCAGAAATCCGGCCGCGGGCGCCGTGGGAATCGATCGATCTCGGTTGCTCATTGGCGCGCAAGCATATCGGAGACATCTGGAAAGCCTGGGCGTTCACCGTGTTACCACTGTGGCTGGTGCTGGCGGTGGTGCTGCGAAATCATCCCTTCGTGCTGATTTTGTGTATCTGGTGGCTCAAGCCACTTTACGATCGAGTGCCGCTGATGGTGGTGAGTCGGGCGCTTTTCGGATCGGCCCCGAGTGTCCGCGAGGTGGTCAAGGCCTGGCCGAAGATGATGTTCCGGCGGATCTGGTTTGCGCTGGTGCTGGGGCGATTTTCTCCTGCGCGCAACCTCACGCTGCCGGTGGCTGAGCTTGAAGGTTTACGCGGTGCCGCTTACCGACAGCGGGTGAATTTGCTCGAGCGCAACGGTGGTGAAGGCGCCACTATGGCCACACTGGCAGGCATTATTTTGGAAATGGTCACCGCCGCTGGATTAGTGATGTTAGTCATGCTGATGGTGCCGGACCACATCGCCACCCGCTGGATGGAAGGCCTGGGTGAGTTTTTCGAACACGATAACCTTTCCGAGTTTTCCGACGGCTTTTTCTGGCTGGCTGCTGGAGTGCAAATGTTTGCCTACATGGTGATGGAGCCGTTTTACGTCAGTGCCGGTTTTGCCCTGTATATTAATAGTCGAACTCTAACCGAAGGGTGGGACATCGAGCTGGCATTCAAGCGCTTGGGGCAGCGGTTGCAGAAACTCCGTTCCGGTGCCGCCCTGTTGCTAGTCGGTTTCGCAACGGCCATGGCCGTGCCCAATGCCAAGGCCGAAAACTCACCATACCGCGAGAGTGCCGAGCAGGTTCTGGCCGATGAAGATTTCACCATCCACCACCGCACAATTGAGGTGCCGGTGGATGACGGCAGTGACGATAACTCGTTCTTCGAGTGGCTGGCCGATGCCCTCGGCGGCTCCGGGATGCCGGGCTTCATGGGGATGTTGGGAACGATTCTTTTCTACGTGATCCTGGCAGCTGTGATCGCGGGGATCATCTATCTGATTGTTAGAAATCGACACGTTTTCAACGCCAGCGGTAAGGTCGGAAATCTGAGCGAAGGACGGGCGAAAATCGAAGCGGTGATGGGCATGGATGTCCGTCCCGAGTCCTTGCCGGACGACGTGGTGGCCGCCGCGAGGGACGCATGGCGCGATGGCGATAGTCACCTGGCGCTGAGCTTGCTTTACCGGGGTGCCATTGCCTGGCTGGTCCATCGCGAGACGCTGCCGATTGAGGAAAGCGATACCGAAGGCGACTGCTTGAGACGCGTCGAGCTGGTCAACAACACCGAATACGGACCCTATTTTAAAACCCTAACATCGACCTGGATCGACGTTGCCTACGGCCAAAAAGAGCCCGATGGCAATCGCATGATTGAACTCTGCGACCGGTGGCCCTTCGATGCCCTGAATCACTCGAAAAAAGGAAGGAGTGCCCGGTGA
- a CDS encoding DUF4350 domain-containing protein — translation MKLLRMILAGLTLCLLLSSCGEKEIKRRTVGYKGKAKSNPFLAAERFLAEQGKDAGSEHGLGRLDEDTGTLFLPPTSINTVGRAKRLLDWVAEGGHLVLMLEGGEMGGNDFSMTPSFNFGGDETSAGVDYILDELEVGYEGPEAVSFSGSSMDIDDWEAMDEKDRVLLDSSISQVDLGHGKMELRYWTGNGLDYDSQYMGEYLGTSAKKGDDALRFLSMLYGNGRVSLLTDARPLRNRYLAYADHAEFLATLVELSREGKVVFSSGEGDGFFAMVWRHFKMAVLGLLAVVVFWLWRHLPRYGPEQDIGEGNTREFSDQLRGIGRFLWHHKRDDTLLGALRSNVNRELSLQPGMSHEGIFEQLATASGLPVESVIEAMTREHIHEPSVMVRVTTNLQKILKHIQ, via the coding sequence GTGAAATTACTAAGAATGATTCTCGCAGGCCTCACGCTGTGCCTGCTACTGAGCTCCTGCGGTGAGAAGGAAATCAAGCGCCGCACGGTGGGATACAAGGGGAAGGCCAAGTCCAATCCCTTCCTCGCGGCCGAACGCTTTCTCGCGGAGCAGGGCAAGGACGCTGGATCGGAACACGGACTGGGCCGACTCGATGAGGACACTGGCACCCTGTTCCTGCCACCGACCTCCATCAACACCGTCGGCCGCGCGAAACGTCTGCTCGACTGGGTGGCTGAAGGCGGTCATCTCGTCCTGATGTTAGAAGGTGGTGAAATGGGCGGCAACGACTTCAGCATGACTCCCAGCTTCAACTTCGGCGGCGATGAAACGTCGGCTGGGGTGGATTACATTTTGGACGAACTCGAGGTGGGCTATGAAGGTCCGGAAGCGGTGTCGTTTTCCGGCAGCTCGATGGACATCGATGACTGGGAAGCCATGGACGAAAAAGATCGCGTGCTGCTGGACTCGTCGATCAGCCAAGTGGACCTCGGCCACGGCAAGATGGAGCTGCGCTATTGGACGGGGAATGGCTTGGATTACGATTCGCAATACATGGGCGAATACCTCGGAACCTCGGCGAAAAAGGGCGATGACGCGCTGCGCTTCCTGAGTATGCTCTACGGAAATGGTCGGGTCTCCTTGCTCACCGATGCCCGACCGCTGAGAAACCGCTATCTGGCCTACGCCGATCACGCCGAGTTCCTCGCCACCCTCGTGGAACTCTCGCGCGAAGGGAAGGTGGTCTTTTCCTCAGGTGAGGGCGACGGATTTTTTGCCATGGTCTGGCGTCATTTCAAGATGGCAGTGTTAGGCTTGCTGGCCGTCGTGGTGTTCTGGCTTTGGCGGCACCTGCCACGCTACGGTCCGGAGCAGGACATCGGCGAGGGCAATACCCGCGAGTTCTCTGACCAGTTGCGAGGCATTGGTCGCTTTCTCTGGCATCACAAGCGCGACGACACCCTGCTCGGTGCACTGCGCTCCAATGTGAACCGCGAACTCTCGCTGCAACCCGGCATGAGTCACGAGGGGATCTTTGAACAGCTCGCCACGGCCTCAGGCCTTCCGGTGGAATCGGTGATCGAGGCGATGACGCGCGAGCACATCCACGAGCCCAGTGTGATGGTGCGCGTGACCACCAATCTTCAGAAAATTCTCAAACACATCCAATAA
- a CDS encoding AAA family ATPase: MNDHQPPSVNPAGQDPAQQPQASYQAAPSVSRAAMLTQQIHGELRKVFFGQDHVVNQVLAALLAGGHVLLEGKPGLGKTHLVLALAHSFGGDFGRIQFTPDLMPTDVTGFTLFDMKSQTFQMRRGPVFTNLLLADEINRAPAKTQASLLEVMQEQQVTIDGESIKLEAPFMTLATQNPIEQEGTYPLPEAQLDRFLMKVVIDYPDQVSEEHVVGQVTSVASGQGLNAKTVDQVCAQSDIIEAQRECAAIRAVPEVVRYAVNICRATREAQGISLGAGTRGAISLVQVAKAYALMSNRDFVTPDDIKSAALPVLRHRVQLAPELAISGQNIDDAVTNIVNSVEAPRI; this comes from the coding sequence ATGAACGACCATCAACCACCCTCAGTGAACCCCGCGGGCCAAGATCCGGCGCAGCAGCCTCAGGCTTCTTATCAAGCGGCTCCTTCCGTATCGCGTGCGGCGATGCTTACGCAGCAAATCCATGGTGAGCTGCGCAAGGTATTCTTCGGTCAGGACCACGTGGTGAATCAGGTGCTGGCCGCCTTGCTGGCTGGTGGTCATGTTTTGTTAGAAGGTAAACCCGGTCTGGGGAAAACGCACCTGGTGCTGGCTCTGGCACACAGCTTCGGCGGAGATTTTGGTCGGATCCAATTTACTCCGGATCTGATGCCCACGGATGTGACTGGTTTCACCTTGTTCGATATGAAAAGTCAGACCTTTCAAATGCGCCGAGGTCCGGTGTTCACCAACTTGCTCTTGGCCGATGAGATTAACCGGGCCCCCGCTAAAACCCAGGCTTCGTTGTTAGAGGTGATGCAGGAACAGCAGGTGACGATCGATGGCGAAAGCATCAAGCTGGAAGCTCCCTTCATGACCTTGGCCACTCAGAACCCGATTGAGCAGGAAGGCACCTATCCACTGCCGGAAGCGCAGCTGGACCGATTCCTGATGAAGGTGGTGATCGATTACCCGGATCAGGTGAGCGAGGAGCACGTGGTGGGGCAGGTAACGTCCGTGGCATCGGGCCAAGGGCTGAATGCCAAGACGGTGGATCAGGTCTGCGCCCAAAGCGATATCATCGAAGCACAGCGCGAGTGCGCGGCCATTCGTGCCGTGCCGGAGGTGGTGCGCTACGCCGTGAACATCTGTCGGGCCACTCGCGAAGCCCAAGGGATTAGCCTGGGGGCCGGCACGCGGGGGGCGATCAGTCTTGTGCAAGTGGCCAAGGCCTACGCGCTGATGAGCAACCGCGACTTTGTCACTCCCGATGATATTAAATCGGCGGCTCTGCCGGTGCTGCGCCACCGGGTTCAGCTGGCACCAGAGCTCGCCATTAGTGGCCAGAATATCGACGATGCGGTCACCAACATCGTCAACTCCGTCGAGGCACCTCGCATCTAA